Proteins encoded within one genomic window of Aspergillus nidulans FGSC A4 chromosome VII:
- a CDS encoding DUF1772 domain-containing protein (transcript_id=CADANIAT00008245), which yields MSQFPTPIRLAQAVGLTGAAYLAGNIFAYSFATIPALESSQNKHGAPAALLAKQWSELYARGKAQNPPIAAATAAAFAYLAWSVHSGKSAALQVLAPANAAYLYSAAAALTVGIVPWTLFAMTKTNDALHERAKEVFVVTEKTADEVKELLAKWKVLNAIRGLLPLVGGLVGFLAF from the exons ATGTCCCAATTTCCAACTCCGATCCGGCTCGCCCAGGCTGTTGGCTTGACTGGAGCCGCATATCTAGCCG GAAACATCTTCGCCTACAGCTTCGCCACGATCCCAGCCCTCGAAAGTTCCCAGAACAAGCACGGCGCGCCCGCGGCCCTCCTCGCAAAACAATGGAGCGAGCTGTATGCCCGAGGCAAAGCGCAGAACCCGCCGATTGCAGcggccaccgccgccgcgTTTGCGTACCTTGCCTGGTCGGTGCATTCGGGGAAATCGGCAGCTTTGCAGGTTCTTGCGCCCGCGAATGCGGCGTATCTGTACAGCGCCGCCGCGGCGCTGACTGTGGGTATTGTGCCCTGGACTCTTTTCGCAATGACGAAGACAAATGATGCGCTGCATGAGAGGGCAAAGGAGGTCTTTGTCGTCACGGAAAAGACGGCCGATGAAGTGAAGGAGTTGTTGGCCAAATGGAAGGTGCTTAATGCAATCCGCGGGTTGTTACCGCTGGTTGGCGGGTTGGTTGGGTTTTTGGCTTTTTGA